GGTACAGTTCTGGCAGTAATTGACAGGGTACTGGACAAACACTATGAGTTACTTTAAAAAGCAATACAGTATTAAATATACTTTTACGTAGACCAATGATTCTGAAATCAGAGCTAAAGAAACCTTCGATGTTTCTGTTCTCAATGAGGTTTCAAATTCTACTTTTTATTTTATAaatgcagttttagaaaaaaatAACTTAGTTATTaaatttgattttatttcagaaaGATGTTGATACCAATCCAAAAGACTAAGGCTATGAATCAATTTTAATCTTTAAACTCAATCAGAATTTCTTCCAGTACAAGCTTCATTTTTATTTCCCTTCTATCTGTTAAACTTATCACATCAATAGCCTTTTATCTACAAAGATAAAGTGGTACTGACACATTTCTCAAAAATATCATGTGACGGAATCCTTATAAGTCGCCAAAATTTCGCTGCAATATTGAGCCCAGATAATGAAGTTGCCTTTTTCAAAATGACACACTGTCAAGTCCTTGTTACACTTGCATTACTAATGAACAGGTATAATCAAATTCTTTTTAGCAACACATCGGCCTGAAAGAGAATTCATTGTTAAAACACCTTAGTTGTTAAAATGCAAAAAACAAATGTATTAATCTACCAGTGTTTCTTATCAAGTTAAATTTActttcacaaataaaaataaggaatTATACCCTATATGATTTGCTTTTTAGTAACATTTATCAATTTAATTATAAACTGCAAGACTTAAGGAGAAAACAAATTAGTAGATCTCTGGAGCACCAaattcaatatatattttaatgGAAACAACATCAGTATGAATTCTCTAAAACACTATAGTTGAAGGAAGTTAACAGTGAATACAAGAGCTTgccttttttttacattttcaaCATGCAGAGCACTCCAACTATATTTGTAACCTTTTCCTTAGTTTATCTTCATCCCACTTCACACACATTCTCTTAAAATTTCAAAAACTTGTTTTGCTATAGGATGTCTTTAGAATAGATCAAAATGCTTTTTCATTGCTGTAGCATTTTATTTGGtgaataaaaactacctgttaaAACATACAGTTGCAAAATAACTGATTCAAATGTTTTCTCGGTAAGTGGGCATTACAACTTAAATTTCCATGTAAACTTTTCCCTTACAATTGAATGTAAAACAACATTTTTTAACTGAATTTTAACATAATCCTTTGCAAAATTGTCAGCTGATGCCCAGAATTTtaagttttcagcaaatttgtatCACAAAATGTTGCTCATTATATATTACTAAGAACTTAGCATATAATCACATTTAAAATACACATAGCTAGATCttgctaattttttttttgctgatatgtTTATAAATCAGACATTTCTTCAGCTAGATGGTGTTAGCTACAATGTTAACAAGAAACGATGCAGTTCAATGGAGTGGCTTTACCAGAACAAAAGTTTCCCTCCAACAAAGCTGCTCAACGTCCTCAAAAATTGAAACAGAAAATAATCCTTCCTAGGGGAAGCTTTCATGGTCTCTTACTTTAAACTTGGACTTTACTCTGACATAGCAAACTGCAGGAAATGTGATTCAAACACAAATTACTAAAATGGTGTAAATCCTCTGGCATTCGGGATAAATGATTGAACTCATTTGTAAACTAGTCTTCAGAGTGTGGTTAGTGCTCAGAAATGTTCACAAGTTAATCTCACCTTTTGAGCTGCTTTAGAGGGACCCTTGTTTTTGCTTCCTTTTGGTCTTCCCCTAGGTCGTTTAGGCGTAGGTGGTCCAGTGGGTTCCTATAATTTAATAAGGAACAGTGGCCAGTTAAACAGAGACCCAAAGAAGGCTCCAATACATTAAGTTCTTTTAAAGAAGTCCacatacaaaaaaaaatgcaaactccatacagaaaaTTGGTGCTTGGTAACAACAGGAATTTAATTGCCTGTTCCTTCAGAAATGTGGAAAATACCAATGAATTTCTGAAGTAGTAAATTACGTTCTGTTTAGATTATTTCATCTGTACATATTTCTAAACAATATAGACCTTCTTATATCACTTTTCAGTGACTTAATAAGTTGAATTAAAGAAAGAGATATTTCCAAATGGTGACGTGAATACAATGTGTAACTGGACTTAACTAAAAGTGGCAAACTCGATGTGTTCACTTAGTGGGACAGAAATTAAAGTGGTTTCAGCATTTATTACACATAATTCCAAAGGGGTCAATGTAAACTCCAAGTTAgttgcttttaacaaaacaacgCAGTGTCCATTCATCAAACCAACAGTGGTTCTGGAGAGTGTTCTCTCCAGACCCAACAGGCGATGGCCATTCAAGTTGATACACCCAACCATTCAGCTCACGAATCCAATGAAAGGCTTTCATTCTCGGTGGGAGAAAGGGAGTCAAATTTAAACATCTACATCTTGAGCCGTTTTTTTTCAGCCAGATTTCCATAAAACTCACAACGTGAGAGTGATGATGCTGTGAAGCTGCACTCCCGGCAAGCAGCGTTTTCAACGCGGAGGCATTTAATGAAAAAGAGCGTGTCACATCCAAGCGGAAGGAAAATCTAAGCAGACATCTGATTGCTTCTCAAATAAACCACTGCTTCGTGATCCAGGCACAAACCAACTTATTAAATAAACCGATCTTTACAGGACGTCCTGCTTAGAATGTAACGCAATCAGAGCTGGAAATAAAAATAGTGACACATTTAGTGTGCTCGTACTGGCAGTGAAATATTGCCATTGACACAAAAGTATTTCATCTGCACACAGCGGTGTATtagcaaattagagagagtacgcCTCAATAAAGTGCCCTGGTCAAAACAGGAGGCTGGAAACAATGTATTTGCATGATATAAGGTCCATTACTACGGTCCTGAAAGTGGGGGGGAAAGGGTAATTATACACTTTCTCGCCCTTAAATGGTGTCACTCTTCCCAAACAGCGCAAGATCGAGAAAGACCCTTCACAAAACTCGAGAAAAGGCTAAGCTCTGTGGCAGCCACATAGAGCACAGCGCGACAGAAAGGACGAGGATCTGCGTCCCACAACTCATCAAATTAGGCGGGATTTTCGGATGACTTTTTTTAAATGGGTGATACTTGGAACAACAAAAACAAAAGCTGCCGGCCTTTCCGGAGCGCCACAGAAGACCGAGACACCGTGTATGTGCAACAGGTAACTCCGACAAACACCCTTCATTCATTCAGTGCAGACACTTCATCCCAACTTGCGATTATTATTGACGTCGGCTGCCGGGCCGATTTAACGTCGCGGTCACACGAAAGCCAGCGTTTTCTAAACTTTAAACAAAACCACCGAAGGAAATGAAAACGCCTCAACCCCAACGCATTGGGGGTTTATTTGCTCGAAAATTTTCGAGCAAAAAATTTTCAGCGCATCCAGCCTTGAACACGCAACCCAAGACTGGAAGGAAGGGACGGGATGGCAACTTGTAACAGTACATGCAACTAAAACCGTCCTTAAACTAATCCTCAGCTCTATCCCAACCCACTCCATAGATCCCTTCGgtggaaaaaaaacagaataatttttttaaaacagagcgCTATACTGACTTGCTGCTGTTTCTTGGGTCTTCCCCGACCTCTCTTCTGCGGTGGCTCTGCAGGTTGTTCCGGGGGAGTCGTGGACTGGCTGGGTCCTTCGCCTCTTGTGCTCATTGCGGCTTCTGACAATCTGGCTCTCTCCAACAGGTTAACGCAAGGAGCAGTAACACCGGGCGCCCTGGTGTTGAATGTATTGAGGAGGAGACAAGGGAAAGAAAAAATagatgggggggtgggtgggcaAGAGAAATAAAGCTGGAGCAACAAATTGCAGGATGCTACCAAAGATGCAGTGGGTACCGCTGCTTGCTTTTACTGGTGGTTGAAATTTAATGGGAATTAAAGTGTGAAAAGGACCAGTTATGATCTGCTGGTACGGCACAGGCTGAAATCGGGGCACTGCAGTTTCCTGCTAAGTGTAACAATAATGATCATACTTTATGCACCGTAAACTAATAAACGAAGTGGGGGAAAGAGCAGAGAGCCCAGCACCCGCTATACAAGAGTTTAAGTGAAAGGGAAAGAGTTACTTGGGCTATTATTCTTGTCCAGCCCACGAaaggagaatgggtaaaaaagCACCTTTACTCGTGGGTGGaaaaaggagggggagggtggggttgagaatgagagaggaggggaggggacaaGAGGCAGGACCAGAAGAGAGCGAAAAAAACACCGCGATCAGCTTGGACAAGATCCAGATGAAACATTCACAATTCACCAACACTGGAAGAGAGCGAAGGGCTCACGTGTCCCAGGCTCGGGCACTCTGTAACAAAGCCTCTTCTGAATGGCTGAACTCCAGCAGGTTATTTAAATACACCCACCGTCGGATCAACACGGCGCATTCCGAAGGAGAACGTCCAATTTAACATTTGTTTTTTATCGCATCGCTTCATCCAAAAAGGAGGGAAACGCAGACAGGTTTCCAGTTCCTCCGGTTTCCCTCCCCGCTGCGATTCACCGTGTACACGGCGGGCTACAGGGACAACAGAAGATCGCTGTACAAAGGGCAccgggagggtgggggtgggcaGCTGCGCTTCAccctttctccttccagttagATAGAGGCAAATCTCAAATGCAATGCACAATAAATCGTCCTCCTGAATCCCTCCCGATCTGGTTTTATTATTGTCAGGTGGGGCAGTTTTAATAATTTTAGCCTTGTCAGTGCTCGCACACCGCCGCGCGCATTGTGCGCTTTGCGTTCTGCGGGTGTGAGTTGCACACGAGGGGAGCATCTCCGCTCTCTCCCAACGCGATCCGCTGTGCGACTCGAGAAGCTGCATGCGCTTTCTCGACCTCCAACAGCCAAGCCCGGCTTTGATCTGCGCCGCCCAACGACATGAAGCGAGATCAATTACAGAGGAACAACAGTGACAAAGAATTCGCTGCTTTACGTGCAGGCAGTTTCCCACGATCACCGAGTCAGTTCAGAACAAGGAATTTGGATTTCTCCCTGTCCTCTCTGTCTTGCACACAATAGGGAAGAAagttgttgggggtggggggcgaGCACGATTCCTTCTGCCTTGtcggagagaggggaaaagtttacAGTATAGTGAATTCTACGCGTTGTTTAAAAACACCCACAAAGTAAATTGTTTTTGAAGTCAGGTTTCAAACCCAGAGCACTACATTTTGTAAATAAGGCAAAGTGAAATAGAGTATATGCTTAGTGAATTTACAACAAATATTGCTTCGCTCGCCTCACCCTCCCCACTTCCAACCcccccttcacacacacacacacacacacacacacacacacacacacacacacacacacacggacggtTCTCTCATTCGCAGATGCACTTCATTCATAAAAAAAGGCAGTACTAGGACCCCCAAGAAGCCGGTCGGGAGAGTTTGCCCGCCCGTTGGCTCTCGACTCCACCTCCTGTAGACTGTATGGCGTCAGCGCTTGAAGCGAATGAAATGATCATGCTAAAAAAAACTAATCAATAGCCATTGCCATAAATTACTGCAGGAAGTGCTAAATAACACAAGTCCCTAAGAGAAGACCGATTGTACCTCCAGCGTGTAACGTTAGGAGAACGACAATGGATAATCGGAAAATAAGATGGGTTTCCTCAACCCCACAAAAATGAATCATAATTAAACTCGGTTGTTGGCGCTGTAATAGGAATCTATAGAAACATTTTTGTTAAGTGGCGAAATTTCACTTCATGGTTGCCTGTTTCTACATTATTCCTCGCAATAAAGGAACCTCCGTCACGTTACTCTCATTACTTATGCCCACTGTGGGAAGGTAAATTTTTAGAACACTGACCTGGTTCTAAGTTGGTTGGCAAAATCGATTATTTTTAATATTGCTGACATTGACAATTCGATTTTATTTTGGGTTGGTGGGAGGAGCCGATTTGCCCACAGCTTTAAAACATTTTACTTGGGCGTGTTAACAAGCACGATGGTCGCTGGTTCTATTTATGACAGCGATGGTGGCTCGTCCTGTCACATTAAATGTTTATTTCCTGTCTTTTAGCTCTGTAGGGCCGCCGAGGAAATGTCAGCAAACAGGCTATGCAGCAGGGGAAAGGATTATTTGGAGGCATGGTATGCCACACGCATAGACACTGAAAGGTGGGGCCACCCCAGGGGaaaagcaacccccccccccctccccaacccccgcCACCAGAGATGGTTCGTCGTTACATATCACTCCCGGACGGTGCTAATGTTATCTCGTGAAGATCAAAGTGCAGTCGTCGTGTATATTTTTAATATCCCTTTCCTTTTATAAAGTTTGCAACCCCTGTGTTTGTGTTAACGCAAAACCAAAACCAATTTTTTTTCTCAATCAAGTTTCATTCATTCACAAAAGTCTTCGCCTCTCAGCTGGTCCTGTAATGGGAGCACCCCCTCCCCGGCTTCAAAGCCCGCTGCTGACCTGAACAATTTAAACCTAATggaagaaacaaagaaaatggCACATTTCATAGCTTTTGCGCATTTACCATTATTCCACGAATTCATCTGTAAACAGCCAAACGATTCTATCTCGGGCGTAAATCTGCAGATAATTTGGAGGTGTGGTGGCGGTGGTTGAACCGGGAGACACGGGCACTGTTTTTAAAGTTTCAAGTGTGCTTGTTTTTATTTCGGAGAATGCTATAGTTCGAATCGTTTTATTTTATCTGATGGAGAAACAACCCGAGGGTTGGACAAAAGAAACTATCGCCGACACCACACATCGATTTACACAAAGCACAATGGGGCATTCTATAAACATAAATCAAAACGAAGGCAGGAGGAAACGTAAAGAAAATTGTCGCTCAGAGAGAATTCGCGACTCTGAACTTATTGTTTGCACTGTCAACCAACTTGTTTGTTCGTAAACAAACCCATGTTAAACGCTCTCGCTTTGCGCAACTCTCGATTCAGTTTGCTGTGTAGTTTCTTCATTGTTACTCGGACAGTTTAATTTATATCGAGCAGCATTTTCTTGATGAACGCAATTCGTTTCATTAAATCGCTCTTATATCGCCTATTGTGCATCCAGATTATTCTTTAATAGTCtgcatcctttttttaaaaaaatatgtgaCTTCTCCTAGGCTTGGTACGAAATCGACAGCAATGTGGGGGGAAAAAGTAATTTTAAATATACTAACTTCACCGTAGAGTTTTACTGACGTGCGTTTTATATACTTTAACATAATTAAATTAAGTATGCATATTTACAATTAGAGAAAAATATTGCCACTCTGCAGAAGTATATGTATGTTAAAACCATCAAGAACCATACTTGAATGCGCCTCGGCTTCCTTTGCAGAAAAAAGCTCCACGTGGTATGTTTTTAAAATCATAATGTATTGCTACAAAGAAATGTTTTCAGAGTCCCTAGAGAGAAGGCTGTGGACAAAAACCTTAGTATGTCTAATAATGCTCTTGTTGTTTTGAGAGTCCCAGTTTCTTAAACA
This DNA window, taken from Hypanus sabinus isolate sHypSab1 chromosome 8, sHypSab1.hap1, whole genome shotgun sequence, encodes the following:
- the hmga2 gene encoding high mobility group protein HMGI-C, translating into MSTRGEGPSQSTTPPEQPAEPPQKRGRGRPKKQQQEPTGPPTPKRPRGRPKGSKNKGPSKAAQKKAEPSGEKRPRGRPRKWPQQEVQKKPAQEEGEGMSSQESTEED